Proteins encoded in a region of the Stieleria neptunia genome:
- a CDS encoding Na+/H+ antiporter subunit B, translating into MDSVILKTAIRFLFPLLLLSSVFLFLRGHNEPGGGFVGGLVASGAIALYAMAHHVAAARRVLRVSPRVLIGSGLLLSLSCGVAPLLFGRPFLTGLWMKVATKGLGEIHLGTPLLFDLGVYCVVTGVSLVFVFSLLEE; encoded by the coding sequence ATGGATTCCGTGATTTTGAAGACTGCGATTCGTTTTCTGTTTCCGTTGCTGCTGCTGTCATCGGTGTTTCTGTTCCTGCGCGGACACAACGAACCGGGAGGCGGGTTCGTTGGTGGTTTGGTGGCCAGCGGCGCCATTGCGCTCTACGCGATGGCGCACCATGTCGCCGCGGCCCGCCGGGTGCTGCGTGTGTCGCCGCGTGTGCTGATCGGTTCGGGGCTGCTGCTGTCGCTCAGTTGCGGAGTCGCTCCGTTGTTGTTCGGTCGTCCGTTTCTGACGGGGCTGTGGATGAAGGTTGCGACGAAGGGACTCGGGGAGATTCATCTTGGAACGCCGTTGTTGTTCGATCTGGGCGTCTACTGTGTGGTGACGGGGGTCTCACTCGTTTTTGTGTTTTCACTTCTGGAAGAATAG
- a CDS encoding Na+/H+ antiporter subunit C produces MDIALAVTVGGLYAAGIYMMLRRSVVKLLIGLGLLSHAANLLIFTAGGLVRGRVPVVSDGQSQPLAEIADPLPQALILTAIVISFAVLAFALVLIYRTHQTLGTDDLDQLKATDT; encoded by the coding sequence ATGGACATCGCGTTGGCCGTTACCGTCGGCGGATTGTATGCGGCGGGCATCTACATGATGTTACGCCGCAGCGTCGTCAAGCTGCTGATCGGGCTGGGGCTGCTCAGCCACGCCGCCAACCTGCTGATCTTCACGGCGGGCGGGCTCGTTCGCGGTCGTGTGCCGGTGGTGTCGGACGGTCAATCGCAACCCTTGGCGGAGATTGCCGATCCCCTGCCACAAGCACTGATTCTGACAGCCATCGTGATCAGCTTCGCGGTGTTGGCGTTCGCGCTCGTCCTGATCTACCGCACCCACCAGACCTTAGGAACGGACGATCTGGACCAGTTGAAGGCGACGGACACATGA
- a CDS encoding Na+/H+ antiporter subunit D, which yields MMEQVAVILPIALPLATMAISLLAWNSFAAQEVIGVAGSALLLLSAAALMWLVDRDGILVLQVGSWPAPFGITLVADRLSSIMVMLAALVMFAVSVYSLATIDDRRVDYGFFPLIQLLLMGVCGAFLTGDLFNLYVWFEVMLIASFVLLTLGGERGQLEGAIKYVALNLVSSAAFLAAIGVIYAATGTLNMADLAVKLRSFPDEGIVSVLAMLFVIAFGTKAAVFPLFFWLPASYHTPPVAVSAIFAGLLTKVGVYSLIRAFTLLFVTDLEFTHNLLLLIAGLTMVTGVLGAMAQTEIRRILSFHIVSQIGYMLMGLALFTPLALAGSVFYIIHHIVVKTNLFLIGGVVERRFGSGRLAEIGGLQHSMPVLAILFFLSAMSLAGIPPLSGFFAKLTLIRGGLETESYAIVAAALVVSLLTLFSMTKIWAEAFWKPAPNVDVPIVSVNSLSPLRRLALLGPIVLLVTVTVGIGLLAGPVMTMSYATAEQLLDSGAYIEAVLPDYQDPAFLRDETHP from the coding sequence ATGATGGAACAGGTTGCCGTCATCCTTCCGATCGCGTTGCCACTTGCCACCATGGCGATCTCACTGCTGGCTTGGAATTCTTTTGCCGCGCAGGAAGTCATCGGTGTCGCCGGATCGGCACTGCTGCTGTTGTCCGCCGCTGCGCTGATGTGGCTGGTGGACCGTGATGGCATTCTCGTGTTGCAAGTCGGAAGCTGGCCGGCTCCGTTCGGGATTACACTGGTGGCCGATCGACTGAGTTCGATCATGGTGATGCTGGCCGCACTGGTCATGTTTGCGGTGTCGGTGTACTCGCTGGCAACGATTGACGACCGCCGTGTCGACTACGGCTTTTTTCCACTGATCCAATTGCTGCTGATGGGCGTTTGCGGGGCGTTTCTTACAGGGGACTTGTTCAATCTGTACGTGTGGTTTGAAGTGATGCTGATTGCGTCTTTCGTATTGCTGACGCTCGGCGGTGAGCGAGGACAATTGGAAGGGGCGATCAAGTACGTCGCATTGAATCTGGTTTCGTCGGCGGCCTTTCTGGCGGCGATCGGAGTGATCTATGCTGCGACCGGAACGCTAAACATGGCGGACCTCGCGGTGAAACTGCGTAGCTTTCCGGACGAAGGGATCGTCTCGGTGTTGGCGATGCTGTTTGTGATTGCGTTCGGAACCAAGGCGGCCGTTTTTCCCTTGTTCTTTTGGCTGCCCGCGTCGTACCACACGCCGCCGGTCGCCGTGTCCGCGATCTTCGCCGGGCTGCTGACGAAGGTCGGTGTGTATTCGCTGATTCGAGCGTTCACGTTGTTGTTCGTCACCGATTTGGAGTTCACTCACAACCTGCTGTTGCTGATCGCGGGGCTGACCATGGTGACGGGGGTTTTGGGCGCGATGGCGCAAACCGAAATTCGCCGAATCTTATCGTTCCATATCGTCAGTCAGATCGGCTACATGTTGATGGGGCTGGCTTTGTTCACACCGCTGGCCCTTGCCGGTTCGGTGTTCTACATCATTCACCACATCGTCGTGAAAACGAATCTGTTTCTGATCGGCGGAGTGGTGGAACGCCGTTTCGGTAGCGGCCGGCTTGCCGAAATCGGCGGGTTGCAACACTCGATGCCCGTGCTGGCAATCCTGTTCTTCCTGTCGGCGATGTCGCTGGCCGGGATCCCGCCGCTGTCCGGATTCTTTGCTAAACTGACGCTGATTCGCGGCGGTCTGGAAACAGAAAGCTACGCCATCGTTGCAGCGGCTCTGGTGGTGAGCTTGCTGACGCTGTTCTCGATGACCAAGATTTGGGCCGAGGCATTTTGGAAGCCGGCGCCGAACGTTGATGTGCCGATTGTCTCCGTCAACAGCCTTTCGCCGCTTCGTCGCCTTGCTCTCTTGGGGCCGATCGTGTTGTTGGTGACGGTCACAGTGGGGATCGGATTGCTGGCGGGGCCGGTGATGACGATGTCCTACGCAACGGCAGAACAGCTGCTCGATTCCGGTGCGTACATCGAAGCGGTATTGCCCGATTATCAAGATCCTGCATTCCTGCGTGACGAGACCCACCCATGA
- a CDS encoding Na+/H+ antiporter subunit E, with the protein MTHFVFNILLALVWALASGQISLLSLVVGFMLGYGVLWCAQPLLASSRYFQRLPIAIRFAGFFLWQLVLSNLRVAYDVITPHLYMRPGIVAVPLDAKTDQEITLLANLITLTPGTLSLDVSEDRRTLYVHAMFVDSPESVRHSIKDGFERRLLELLR; encoded by the coding sequence ATGACCCACTTCGTCTTCAACATTCTCTTGGCACTCGTCTGGGCGCTGGCCAGCGGCCAAATCTCTCTGCTCAGTCTGGTGGTTGGCTTCATGCTCGGTTATGGCGTGCTGTGGTGCGCCCAACCCTTGTTGGCGTCGAGTCGCTATTTTCAACGACTGCCCATCGCGATTCGGTTTGCCGGATTTTTTCTGTGGCAACTGGTGTTGTCGAATCTCCGCGTCGCCTACGACGTCATCACGCCTCATTTGTACATGCGTCCCGGAATCGTTGCCGTGCCGCTCGACGCGAAGACGGATCAAGAGATCACGTTGCTGGCCAACCTGATCACGTTGACGCCCGGTACGCTCAGTCTGGACGTGTCGGAAGACCGCCGCACGTTGTACGTGCACGCGATGTTCGTCGACAGCCCCGAAAGCGTTCGCCATAGCATCAAAGACGGATTCGAGCGGCGACTACTGGAGTTGCTTCGATGA
- a CDS encoding monovalent cation/H+ antiporter complex subunit F, with amino-acid sequence MMANLFQTDWTAITPLIAATTWVVLTARVSMVLFVIAVGLAFLRVVLGPTFPDRVVALDLVATLLVGLIAVSAIETGDAIFLRVAMVAALFNFIGTIGFCWYLQRGPEK; translated from the coding sequence ATGATGGCGAATCTTTTTCAAACGGATTGGACCGCGATCACGCCACTGATCGCAGCGACGACATGGGTGGTGCTGACGGCCCGTGTTTCCATGGTGCTTTTCGTGATCGCGGTGGGGTTGGCGTTTCTGCGTGTGGTTCTCGGCCCTACCTTTCCCGACCGCGTGGTTGCGCTCGACCTTGTCGCAACCTTGCTTGTCGGGTTGATTGCCGTGAGCGCGATCGAGACGGGGGACGCCATTTTTCTGCGCGTCGCGATGGTGGCTGCGTTGTTCAACTTCATTGGGACGATCGGTTTCTGCTGGTATCTTCAACGGGGACCTGAAAAATGA
- the mnhG gene encoding monovalent cation/H(+) antiporter subunit G, with protein MSDLLTAVLLITGTSFALLAAIAVVRMPDLYTRMHGATKSATLGVGCTVLSAAVGLGNMETTTVAILIIGFLFVTTPVAAHMIGRAAYRQHVPMWQGSVIDESPRGDSDADASSDINP; from the coding sequence ATGAGTGATCTTCTCACCGCCGTGCTACTGATCACCGGCACCAGCTTTGCCTTGCTGGCCGCGATCGCGGTCGTCCGAATGCCCGATCTGTACACGCGGATGCACGGTGCGACCAAGAGCGCGACGCTGGGGGTCGGTTGCACGGTGCTGTCGGCTGCGGTGGGGTTGGGCAACATGGAAACGACGACGGTCGCGATTCTGATCATCGGCTTCCTGTTTGTGACCACGCCGGTGGCCGCTCACATGATTGGACGAGCCGCCTATCGCCAGCACGTTCCGATGTGGCAGGGATCGGTGATCGACGAGTCGCCGCGAGGCGATTCGGACGCCGATGCGTCCAGCGATATCAACCCATGA
- a CDS encoding GNAT family N-acetyltransferase, with amino-acid sequence MNPAAPLQLRPFRPEDAGACLSLFRDCVHRINARDYTQQQLDAWAPATIDQEAWRARFDDRFAYVVVEGDRVVGFTDMTRGGHLDRLFVSADHQGRGIARRLVETLLDDAAANGIDEITTDASLTAKPFFERMGFNVMREQSVECRGVHLTNYPMRRVPNNDLG; translated from the coding sequence ATGAATCCAGCCGCACCGCTACAGCTGAGACCGTTTCGACCGGAAGATGCAGGGGCGTGTTTGTCCCTGTTTCGCGATTGCGTTCACCGCATCAATGCTCGCGACTACACGCAACAGCAACTCGATGCGTGGGCGCCGGCGACGATCGATCAGGAGGCTTGGCGCGCCCGTTTTGATGATCGCTTTGCGTACGTCGTGGTCGAAGGGGACCGCGTCGTCGGCTTTACCGACATGACCCGCGGCGGACATCTCGACCGCTTGTTCGTCTCCGCCGACCATCAGGGCCGCGGCATCGCGCGACGTCTCGTCGAAACGCTTCTCGACGACGCTGCCGCGAACGGGATCGATGAGATCACGACCGACGCCAGTCTCACCGCCAAGCCCTTCTTCGAACGGATGGGATTCAACGTCATGCGTGAACAATCGGTTGAATGCCGTGGGGTGCATTTGACGAACTATCCCATGCGGCGAGTGCCAAACAACGATCTTGGTTGA
- a CDS encoding methyl-accepting chemotaxis protein, with the protein MRIVHQLLIATILPTILIWLVGIYATSVSETSLRQAIETNSVNRAQEVIDEVDWIIQTRATTWQAYLQTDLVRESLRTSNEEMMEVDDPAGLVQQRDRQWRSTPADEFNPLMQQVMNNDLARDFDIWLRQLEKTAGHAVFGEVFLTNRYGANVAQTNRTSDYRQDDESWWQQAVENGLHLEDVSFDESAGIFSVDICLKAVDEDGEFLGVMKAVLNIQELIEIVDKYKRNSQTDGYLLLFDRERNVIHEAGEHSTGLRDGSAYFRDVEFDQNRNAFVANLTDVRDGEALLGAFAFSRGHGDFAGMGWIVLEARNTSTVFAPIKRLRNQIVLLALAATLLVVLAGWLIARSVTRPIDELLEGAYRIGQGELEIRIPVAGQNEVAKLGAGFNQMAANLQSMVDDLKNKEEKLTEQNERLESQRLTLASQEEMLNAQRERDTLFEAIADAVRRLNSTSDDILSTTSKQARGSHDQAAAVSQAASTMNEISSIAHDTAGRANGMVDEAKHVEATAETGREAMEKSIAALESVRRQVEETATHVISLADRAQAIGEITATVDDIAEQTNVLALNAAVEAARTGEHGKGFVVVAAEIKRLAQQSMQSTRQVRDILSEILDAIRKAVESSEQETEVVAEASQVAQQTGNLVQALLETISASASTAKTIASAATRQATGTVQLDQTMQHMEQMTSDHATALQEIEQSAMNLTKLSTELAELTSESAGGRSSTVGKVWPSPRLGEAAHGR; encoded by the coding sequence ATGCGTATCGTCCATCAGCTGCTGATTGCAACGATTCTGCCGACGATTTTGATTTGGCTGGTGGGGATCTACGCGACCAGTGTCAGCGAAACCAGTTTGCGCCAGGCCATCGAAACCAATTCGGTGAACCGCGCTCAAGAAGTGATCGACGAGGTGGACTGGATCATCCAAACGCGCGCGACGACGTGGCAAGCGTATCTGCAAACCGACCTGGTGCGTGAGTCATTACGGACATCGAACGAAGAGATGATGGAAGTGGACGACCCCGCGGGATTGGTGCAGCAACGTGATCGGCAGTGGCGATCGACGCCGGCGGACGAGTTCAACCCGTTGATGCAGCAGGTCATGAACAATGATCTGGCCCGCGACTTCGATATTTGGCTGCGGCAACTCGAAAAAACGGCGGGACACGCTGTTTTCGGCGAGGTTTTTCTGACCAACCGATATGGTGCGAACGTCGCCCAAACCAATCGCACCTCGGACTACCGCCAAGACGACGAATCATGGTGGCAACAGGCGGTTGAAAATGGACTGCATCTTGAGGATGTCAGTTTCGACGAGAGCGCCGGGATTTTCTCGGTCGACATTTGCCTCAAGGCGGTCGACGAGGACGGCGAATTCCTGGGCGTCATGAAAGCCGTTTTGAACATTCAAGAGTTGATTGAAATCGTCGACAAGTACAAACGCAACAGCCAAACCGACGGCTATCTGTTGCTCTTCGATCGAGAGCGCAACGTGATCCACGAAGCCGGTGAGCATTCGACAGGGCTGAGAGACGGCAGTGCGTACTTTCGCGACGTCGAGTTCGATCAGAACCGGAACGCATTTGTTGCAAATCTAACCGATGTTCGCGATGGGGAAGCGTTACTGGGCGCGTTCGCATTTTCCCGCGGACACGGTGATTTTGCCGGGATGGGCTGGATCGTTCTGGAGGCAAGAAATACTTCGACGGTTTTTGCTCCGATCAAACGACTCCGCAACCAGATCGTCTTGTTGGCGCTGGCCGCAACGCTGCTGGTCGTCCTCGCCGGATGGCTGATCGCGCGTTCGGTGACCCGTCCCATCGACGAGTTGCTCGAAGGTGCCTATCGCATCGGACAAGGCGAACTCGAAATCCGAATTCCTGTTGCCGGCCAGAATGAAGTCGCCAAATTGGGTGCGGGATTCAACCAGATGGCTGCAAATTTGCAATCAATGGTGGACGACCTGAAAAACAAAGAGGAAAAGCTGACCGAGCAAAACGAGCGATTGGAATCACAACGTTTGACCCTCGCATCACAAGAAGAAATGCTGAATGCACAACGCGAGCGGGACACGCTTTTTGAGGCGATCGCGGATGCGGTCAGGCGACTCAACTCCACCAGCGATGACATTCTATCGACCACGTCGAAACAGGCTCGCGGTTCGCACGACCAGGCCGCCGCAGTGTCTCAAGCCGCCAGCACGATGAACGAGATCTCCAGCATTGCCCATGACACTGCAGGACGTGCCAACGGGATGGTCGACGAAGCGAAGCATGTCGAAGCAACTGCCGAAACAGGCCGTGAAGCGATGGAGAAATCGATCGCAGCTTTAGAGTCGGTCAGGAGGCAAGTCGAAGAAACAGCAACCCACGTGATTTCGTTAGCCGATCGAGCTCAAGCGATTGGCGAAATCACCGCGACGGTCGATGACATCGCCGAACAAACCAACGTCCTGGCACTCAACGCCGCCGTCGAAGCCGCGCGAACGGGAGAACACGGCAAGGGATTCGTCGTCGTGGCTGCCGAAATCAAACGTCTGGCTCAGCAATCGATGCAATCGACACGCCAGGTGCGCGATATTTTATCGGAAATCCTCGATGCGATCCGCAAAGCCGTCGAATCGTCGGAGCAAGAAACAGAGGTCGTTGCCGAAGCTTCCCAAGTCGCTCAGCAAACCGGGAACCTTGTGCAAGCGTTGTTGGAGACGATCTCCGCGTCTGCGTCGACCGCAAAAACGATCGCTTCGGCAGCAACAAGGCAGGCTACCGGTACGGTCCAACTCGATCAAACGATGCAGCACATGGAACAAATGACGTCCGACCACGCAACGGCCTTGCAAGAGATCGAACAATCGGCAATGAATTTAACCAAGTTGAGTACCGAACTGGCAGAACTCACGTCTGAATCCGCCGGCGGGCGATCATCGACCGTGGGCAAAGTGTGGCCTTCGCCAAGGTTGGGCGAAGCAGCGCACGGGAGATAA
- a CDS encoding alginate export family protein, protein MTHLAERLDMAPECRVFLVVKTGRSPIFASMNVKRFSRLKVLLFAIAISPFAASHTCADDAEVARSAYKQSFIDNDFRYLDDPAYQGAFLGERLKRLRPSSDITIDLGGRFRSRYHNENNLRGGPRLTGRSDEFVLSQMFLFADIHLGDNLRVFGQAIDATSDGENLSPRASEVNRFDLQMLAVDALLLTDGGDQAWWLRFGRQEMHYGSQRLLASRPWRNTPLTHDGVRTWWQSDAARVDAFWVRPIDPRQHRPDDHNFDNPDQSRQFYGVFGTTKTDTVRYDVFYFGMTEDDDRVQTFAGVPGGFDVHTIGGRVLRREGDLRFEAEGGYQFGKFSTSRQSAGFATVGLGHTCERLPLKPTTWLYYDWASGDNDLNDGVHGTFYQLEPRGHYYLGLADLTGRQNIQDLSLQTSLAVRNDLECRIHFHNFWLANRRDALYTNGTAAAFHDPTGSAGNEIGHELDLQLRWSISPRAHLLVGYSYLWAGDYFDSPVIQGGPAGIAANGANGNDGEFTYIQSTLRF, encoded by the coding sequence TTGACCCACCTTGCCGAGCGGTTGGACATGGCCCCCGAATGTCGTGTTTTCCTTGTCGTCAAGACGGGGCGTTCTCCGATCTTTGCCAGTATGAACGTCAAACGATTTTCCCGACTCAAAGTCTTGTTGTTCGCGATCGCCATCTCACCCTTTGCGGCGTCGCACACCTGTGCCGACGATGCGGAGGTCGCCAGATCCGCCTACAAGCAAAGCTTTATCGACAACGACTTTCGCTACCTAGACGATCCAGCGTACCAGGGAGCTTTCCTGGGGGAGCGACTGAAACGACTGCGCCCCAGCAGCGACATCACCATCGACTTAGGCGGCCGATTCCGTTCTCGGTATCACAACGAGAACAATCTGCGCGGCGGTCCCCGATTGACCGGTCGCAGTGACGAATTTGTGCTGTCGCAGATGTTCTTGTTCGCAGACATCCATCTGGGAGACAACCTGCGTGTCTTCGGGCAAGCGATCGATGCGACCAGTGACGGCGAAAACCTGTCGCCCCGCGCCAGCGAAGTCAACCGTTTCGATCTGCAAATGCTTGCTGTGGATGCATTGCTGTTGACCGATGGCGGGGATCAAGCATGGTGGCTGCGGTTCGGACGCCAAGAAATGCACTACGGTTCGCAGAGACTGCTCGCAAGTCGTCCGTGGCGGAACACGCCGCTAACGCACGACGGGGTACGCACCTGGTGGCAGTCGGATGCGGCGCGTGTCGATGCGTTCTGGGTGCGGCCGATCGATCCGAGACAGCATCGGCCCGATGATCACAACTTCGACAACCCTGACCAAAGCCGACAATTCTATGGGGTCTTTGGTACAACGAAAACCGACACGGTGCGATACGACGTTTTCTACTTTGGTATGACCGAAGATGACGATCGAGTGCAAACCTTCGCCGGTGTGCCAGGTGGCTTTGATGTCCACACGATCGGCGGGCGTGTTTTGCGCCGCGAAGGCGACCTGCGGTTCGAAGCGGAAGGCGGCTACCAGTTCGGGAAATTTTCGACTTCCCGTCAATCGGCCGGTTTTGCAACGGTCGGATTGGGCCACACGTGTGAAAGGCTACCGCTGAAGCCGACCACTTGGCTCTATTACGACTGGGCGTCGGGCGACAACGATCTAAACGACGGTGTTCACGGAACGTTCTACCAGCTCGAACCACGTGGCCACTACTACTTGGGACTTGCCGATTTGACCGGGCGTCAGAACATTCAAGACTTGAGTCTTCAGACCTCGCTCGCGGTCCGCAACGACCTGGAATGTCGCATCCATTTCCATAACTTCTGGCTCGCCAACCGCCGGGACGCGTTGTACACCAACGGCACGGCCGCAGCATTTCATGATCCCACCGGGTCCGCGGGCAACGAGATTGGCCACGAGTTGGATTTGCAGCTGCGTTGGAGCATCTCGCCACGAGCCCACTTGTTGGTCGGGTACAGCTACCTCTGGGCGGGCGACTACTTCGACAGCCCCGTCATCCAAGGCGGCCCTGCCGGCATCGCTGCCAACGGAGCGAACGGCAACGACGGCGAATTCACCTACATCCAGTCGACGTTGCGATTCTAG
- a CDS encoding anti-sigma factor: MTQTQQHCSPPDHLLTFLRGQLSPQEESELQLHLNDCVLCRERLDDAAADADAWKEARQFYGSGALHGSSDESTYGHEEAAQGSQRIRQVLDTLTPTDD, encoded by the coding sequence ATGACACAGACCCAGCAACATTGCAGCCCCCCCGACCATCTGCTTACTTTCCTGCGAGGACAACTGAGTCCCCAGGAGGAGTCCGAACTGCAACTGCATCTGAATGATTGCGTCTTGTGTCGTGAGCGACTCGACGACGCAGCGGCGGACGCGGATGCGTGGAAAGAAGCTCGGCAGTTCTATGGAAGCGGAGCCTTGCATGGATCATCTGATGAATCCACCTACGGCCACGAAGAGGCAGCTCAGGGGTCACAGCGAATCCGACAAGTGCTCGATACGCTCACGCCGACCGATGACTGA
- a CDS encoding RNA polymerase sigma factor, with translation MSEFPETRDSLLVQVQDPANRDAWEMFARIYRPVIVRIARARGLQHADAQDLSQQVLMAVASAIGDWEKRDDSTRFRHWLSRVTKNAILNALMRRPRDQAVGGSSVDELLREAVDRDGATTELIETELRRELYLRAAEMVKVEFRPDSWQAFELSVAGDLTIEQIAAELGKSVGAIYTARSRIMFRLREVISELGEQDP, from the coding sequence TTGAGCGAATTTCCAGAAACACGCGATAGCCTGCTGGTTCAGGTCCAAGATCCCGCCAATCGGGACGCATGGGAGATGTTCGCTCGGATTTACCGCCCCGTGATTGTCCGGATCGCTCGGGCTCGGGGGCTGCAGCACGCAGACGCGCAGGATTTGTCGCAGCAAGTTCTGATGGCGGTTGCCAGTGCGATCGGCGATTGGGAAAAGCGTGACGACTCGACGCGGTTTCGGCATTGGCTGAGCCGAGTGACGAAGAACGCGATTCTCAACGCTCTGATGCGGCGGCCCAGAGATCAGGCTGTGGGTGGCTCCTCCGTCGACGAACTCTTGCGTGAGGCTGTCGATCGTGATGGGGCTACGACGGAATTGATTGAAACCGAGTTGCGTCGCGAACTTTATCTGCGAGCAGCTGAAATGGTGAAAGTGGAATTTCGTCCCGATTCCTGGCAGGCGTTTGAATTGTCGGTCGCCGGTGATCTGACGATTGAACAAATTGCCGCCGAGCTTGGCAAAAGCGTCGGAGCGATCTACACCGCGCGCAGTCGTATCATGTTTCGACTGCGTGAAGTCATCTCTGAACTTGGAGAACAAGACCCATGA
- a CDS encoding GNAT family N-acetyltransferase produces MSGVRYPDGWRVELLRKSHDRRGFSSGQEQVDRWLKKSAFQSQKKHLSSTKLLLDGENHLVGYYSLATSQVDFSDLPTDVAKSLPQRQLPVAVLAWLGIASSFQGRGIGKRLLATALKDCFDASETFAFIAVILDCVDEPSKAFYQHFDFAELPGYPMRLSLPFKLLERMVNE; encoded by the coding sequence GTGAGCGGTGTCCGTTATCCCGACGGTTGGCGAGTCGAATTGCTTCGCAAATCGCACGACCGTCGAGGTTTCAGTTCTGGACAAGAGCAAGTCGACAGATGGCTGAAAAAGTCAGCGTTTCAGAGCCAAAAGAAGCACCTCAGCTCAACCAAGCTTTTGCTTGATGGCGAGAACCACCTCGTCGGCTACTACTCGCTAGCGACTTCGCAAGTCGACTTTTCTGATCTTCCCACCGATGTGGCCAAGTCGCTACCTCAGCGACAGTTGCCCGTTGCTGTTCTGGCTTGGCTGGGAATCGCCAGTTCGTTTCAAGGCCGAGGTATCGGAAAGCGTTTACTCGCAACTGCTTTGAAGGATTGCTTCGACGCATCGGAAACCTTCGCGTTCATCGCTGTCATTCTCGACTGCGTCGACGAACCGTCCAAAGCGTTCTACCAGCACTTCGACTTCGCCGAGTTGCCAGGGTACCCGATGCGACTCTCTTTGCCGTTCAAACTGCTGGAGCGAATGGTGAACGAGTAG
- a CDS encoding type II toxin -antitoxin system TacA 1-like antitoxin — MQKTSSLMVRLDEQSKAMLTAAAELRRISVSDYVRSVVVGQAERELAAAKSHTIAMTPDEQLQFWNALSKPPKLTKAQKDLGAMMRGDV, encoded by the coding sequence ATGCAAAAAACAAGTTCACTGATGGTTCGTCTGGACGAGCAGTCCAAAGCGATGCTCACCGCCGCAGCCGAACTTCGCCGAATTAGCGTTAGCGATTACGTTCGCAGTGTGGTCGTGGGGCAGGCCGAGCGAGAATTGGCGGCGGCAAAGTCACACACGATTGCCATGACGCCTGATGAACAGTTGCAGTTCTGGAATGCGCTTTCGAAACCTCCCAAACTAACCAAGGCTCAGAAAGATCTCGGAGCGATGATGCGGGGCGACGTGTGA
- a CDS encoding sugar O-acetyltransferase, whose protein sequence is MSEKQKMLAGQPYDPADSELTADRLHARKLLHVLNNAEPGDGKRLRNVCRELFGKGGETVWLEPPFRCDYGTNIYLGENVYFNFDCVILDVCEIRIGSNVFIGPGVHIYAATHPLDAELRRTQEFGKPVTIGNDVWVGGKAIVCPGVTIGDRSVIGAGSVVTKHVPVGVVAAGNPCQVIRKLE, encoded by the coding sequence ATGAGCGAGAAGCAAAAGATGCTCGCCGGTCAACCTTACGATCCCGCTGACAGTGAGCTGACGGCCGATCGCCTGCACGCTCGGAAGCTCCTTCATGTTTTGAACAACGCCGAACCAGGCGATGGCAAACGCTTAAGAAATGTTTGCCGCGAACTGTTCGGCAAAGGCGGTGAAACGGTTTGGCTGGAACCACCGTTTCGCTGCGATTACGGGACCAATATTTATCTTGGCGAGAACGTGTATTTCAACTTCGATTGCGTGATCTTGGACGTTTGCGAAATTCGGATCGGAAGCAATGTGTTTATCGGACCCGGCGTTCACATCTATGCCGCCACGCATCCGCTGGACGCAGAGTTGCGCCGTACGCAGGAGTTTGGCAAGCCGGTCACGATCGGAAACGATGTCTGGGTCGGAGGCAAGGCGATCGTCTGCCCCGGCGTGACGATCGGAGATCGCAGCGTGATCGGTGCCGGCAGCGTGGTGACGAAGCACGTGCCAGTCGGAGTGGTTGCGGCTGGCAATCCTTGCCAAGTGATTCGTAAACTTGAATAA
- a CDS encoding CIA30 family protein — MGASRRLSNNMYQLNFDTKSGQYTEVNLRVDKVVAHSCCRPMPNWKLTPYQVQSVGILVGDKKPGPFEILVHSIEVQ; from the coding sequence ATGGGGGCTTCTCGTAGACTGTCGAACAATATGTACCAACTAAATTTCGACACGAAATCCGGACAGTATACCGAGGTCAATCTTCGCGTCGACAAGGTAGTCGCTCATTCCTGCTGCCGTCCCATGCCCAATTGGAAGCTGACACCCTACCAAGTTCAGTCCGTCGGAATCTTGGTCGGTGACAAGAAACCCGGTCCGTTCGAGATCCTGGTTCACTCGATCGAGGTACAGTGA